The sequence AATTCACCACTGTGGCGGTCGATCCAAAAGTCAAGAATATCCCTCCTCCTCCCTCACCGGCAACGTTGTTGGTTATGATAGAGTTTATGATCGTGGGATTTCCGTCAATCGCCATTCCGCCGCCAACCTCTTTGGCGATGTTTCTGTCAATTATGCAATTCATTATTGTAGGTTCGCCCGATATATAGACTGCTCCCCCCTTTCTACCCGCCTGATTCTCGGTAATGATACAGTCCCTGACCGTGGCATGGCCGCGAATTATCATACCCCCGCCATTACCACCACGACCGTAGAGAGCATACTTCCCATTGTTTGAGATTCTACAGTTTCGTATCTCAGCGCTATCACTGATCACAACGGCGGATCGTTCAACGGATTTATCAGATGTGTATACCCCTGTAATGATACAATCACTCATTGCGGCCGTTCCAGAGAGGATCACTCCTCCTTTTTGAAACGTGAAACCCGTTAAGGTACCGCGATTCATGACTGCTATGGTACCGCCATGTGACACGACCACTTCTTCCGGTCCCCCCACTCCTTTGATATAGATGTCCTTACCCACAAACAAGAACGGACGGGCATAGGTCCTGGGATTGACATACTCGACAAAGACTGTATCCCCGTCGTCAATAAACGGGGTATCGTAGGCCTCCTGCATCGATTCATACTCGGCAGGTACCAATAGGGAGGTTGTGTGCAACACGAACTCTTCGGTTTGTGCGTCACGAGCATTCCCCGCGGTATCCTCAATCCGAATCCTGTATCGAAACGTTTCGTCATCGTTAAGAGTATCGGTGTAGGTCACCTGCAAGGGATTCGTGATCTCGACCCTCTCTTCCCACACTTCTTTACCGTTTTTCAGCGTCGACCGGTGGATCGTATACTTTGCAAAGTCTGTGACGGTAATCTCCGACCACGTAAGGACGATGGGTCTTTTCTGGACAATTCTGGTCCCCCCGTCATAATCATGACTCAGCTTGAAGAGATCCTCTTTCCCGGTGGGTTCCGGGGTAAAGGGATTGTCACATGTCATCACCAGGAGGGTAAAGGCAGGAAGGAATAGAAAGGAGATTCGCTTCATATACTGACCCGCAGGATGACAATCTCCCGGTACTGCCGGTAGTAGTTGAAAAAGAGGATGTCCAACTCTGAGTCCGACTCCTTTTCCCCTCTTGACATCAAGTTCCTTAGAGTGTAACTGAGACTCAAGTTCACCCTTCCTACCGTTTTCCGAAACGTGATGTTGAGATTGGCGTCACGCCTCGGCTCAAACAATCGACCGAACGAACTGCCCATGACGAACTGCTCCCCTTCACTGAACAAATCATAGCTTATGGCCACCCAGTCCATATCAATGTCCGCTGTGACAACATACCGAAATCCCGGCCGATTTGGAAAGATCAGCGGATTGTCAATATCCAACATGGTGTAATTGGCCCCAAAACGGAGTTTGTCCGCAAGAAACGATGCCTGAACTGCGGCTTCCACACCCTGGATATCCGCCTGTAGTTCGTTGTAAGGGTAAGGCGGTTCATAGTTTTCCTGAAGTTCCTCCGTGTGCAGATATCCAATTTTGTTGTCGTAATTGTTCCGGAAATAGGCGCCGCTGAACGCAAGTTCCGATATCACCGGGGTCGTAAGGAATTCTGTAAAGGAGAAGTGAACATTTACTTCCATGGAGTTTAGAGATTCCGGTCCGAGCGGCAGCAGACGGAGGGAGTCAAAGTAGGTGGTCGCTTTTACAAATACATCATTCAGAGTTGGAAGTCGCCGATTATTCCCCTGGGTAAAAAACACCTTGTAGCCAAACTGGTTGGTTAAACCCTCCATCCTTAGTCCGAGGCGGCGGCTGAAGAAGCGTTCTCTGTTTTCACCCTCATTCTCCCACACACCTGTGGTGTCCCCATCCACATATCTGACAATCGTCCGTTCCAACCGGTCCGTATACGAATCATCCATACGACCGCTCAGTTCAATCTGAAGACGTCGTAGAATCGGGCTATCTCCTTCAGCAAACCAACGTCCTACAACAGCGAAGGCACGTGTTCTCCGGGAAATTTCACTCCACCTATCGGTGGCATATTTGAAGTCGGGGCGCCAGTACAAAGTTCGATCCCCGGTGAAATCCTGATTCTCCTGTTCAAATTGAGCCGTTGCATTCAGATATTTCAGGCCAAAGTCCTTGCTGATCCGGTAGGAGAACGTCTTATCGTCAAGTCTCTGGTCTAGGTTATCGAAAAAGTTGTTCGTCTCCGTCCAAAGCCTGTTTCCACCAAAGAATTCCCAACCCGTCATTCGCCACACATCTCCCCTGTACCGGAAGCTGCCGATGACCTGATGATCCCCCAGTGCTACATCTCCCGATGGATAAGTAAGACTATTCTTCAGTTCATACCACCGGCCGCTGAACTTCCCGAATCGAAACCGGCCGTCACCGAGAAGATGGGCAAAAAATGAGCTGGTGAGGGTTCGACCCTCGTATTCCCTCGAACGTCCCGAGATCTGTCCTCCCACTCCTACAGGCCCTAAAACTCCCGTTGCCCCAAGCGACAGATCACGATCGTCCTCAAAAGAAAGACCATCGCCCCAATCCACAGACAGACTGTTCCTGGTTGCCCCCCGTGTTTCCAGGTTCAGCACACCTCCCAGATTTCCCTGCCCGAAAAGGTAGGTGTTCCCCCCTCTCAGCACCTCTATTTTTTGAAGTGTATTGAGATCAATCTGAGAAAGGTCAGCCACACCCGTATTGGCGCTGTTGATCTTGACACCATCCAGATAGACTGCGACTTCATTCGAATTGCTTCCTCGAATACTCACAGTCTGGACACCTGAGCTTGCTTCGTCTACCACCACGGAACTGATTCGCCTCAAGGCGGATCCCACATCCCTGGCTCCCTCAATCTGAATTGCCTCAATATCGATCACATCCATGGCTGTTGATGCCTCTGCCTGAGCTCGAGTCCGCTCCCCCACGACAGTTACCTCTCTTCCTTTCAGAACTTTGGGCACCAGTCGGATCTTCAGGGAAGTCTGAACCGATACGTTCATTTCCCGTGTCATGTATCCGATGTGGGTAACCCGGAGTCTTACAGGCAGCTCTCCCTCCCATTCTATTCTGAATTGACCCGATGTGTCAGTACTGGCACCTACCTCCGTTCCAACTATCAAAAGGTTGGCTCCTATTATGCCCTCGTCATTCTCACTGTCTACAACGACACCCTTGATAACAAATTCGGCCTTCACGAACGTAAAAAAAGTGTGATCAGCATCAGGATTTTCTTTAGTTCCAGAGCCATAGCGTTTGAATTTAGCGCCTCAAGGCGGTTGTACGAAGGCCAATCTGGGCGTAGCGCGTATAAGTCTGTGGTTTTATTGTAGCCCGTTTGTTCATGGGCTTTCATTGAGCTCAACGCCCGCACACTACTTGAATCCTGTAGCTAGTTTCCATTCACTTTTTCCCGCTTTGTCGGGATGACAAAATCTCCTACTTGGTGCCGATGAATTTGGTACTTTCATGCCTGGCGGCAGACAGGTCTGCCTGAGAAAAGTACAGAAGAAAACACAGTATGGATAATCCCACGACACGGATGAGGAGGGTCCGGGAGTGTAGTGAATCGAGGTCCATTGGATAGTATTGGGATTGGACAGTGGCCACAAGATTTTCCATGCTTCAAAACTGGGCGTTCCGTTTGGTTTTCCAGGGGGGATTGTTTAATTTTTGTGAGGCCACGATATTACAGGAGCCCGATACCCATGAGAGAACAGTTTACCGTAAGAGCAGCGGTGAGTGTGGTTATAATGTCCATTGTGCTGTCGGTACTCCTCACGTCGGGGGCCGCATTCCTTCTTCAGAATAACGGCGGCGGAACATTTATCCGACCCGTAACTCTCATATTCGGAGAGTCTGTTCTCCTGGTTCCCGTCTTCATTTTTCTTGCCAGACGAACGAACAACATCCGCCGCGTTCTCAGGATCAACGCCGTTCCCGCCACCACTCTCGGCATCACCGTCATCTTTTCCCTTGGAGTTGTTGTATGGGCCGATGAAGTGGATCGACTTATAACTTCTGTTTTCCCTCCGCCCGACTGGTTGCCTCAGCTCCTGCGTGCGGATGATCCTGTGTCCCTTCTTCTGATCTTTTTGGGCGCCGTGATTCTTGCAGCAGTGGCAGAGGAAATTCTTTTCCGGGGTTTTCTCCAGAGCGTACTTGAGAATCACTGGAAGAATGTCACGCGAGCAGTGCTAATCACAAGCCTTCTCTTTGCCGTCATCCATTTTAATCCCTCCGGGATGATCCAGATCTATCTGCTGGCTATCCTCATGGGCTATCTGGCCTGGCGAACCAATTCTGTATTTCCAAGTATTGTCATGCACGGCATTAACAACGGGCTTGCCTTCACTTTTATTAACTGGGGAGAGTATCTGGAGCCCTGGTACGCCTGGCGGGGACACGTGTCACCCGTGATCCTCATCGG is a genomic window of Candidatus Neomarinimicrobiota bacterium containing:
- a CDS encoding type II CAAX endopeptidase family protein, whose protein sequence is MREQFTVRAAVSVVIMSIVLSVLLTSGAAFLLQNNGGGTFIRPVTLIFGESVLLVPVFIFLARRTNNIRRVLRINAVPATTLGITVIFSLGVVVWADEVDRLITSVFPPPDWLPQLLRADDPVSLLLIFLGAVILAAVAEEILFRGFLQSVLENHWKNVTRAVLITSLLFAVIHFNPSGMIQIYLLAILMGYLAWRTNSVFPSIVMHGINNGLAFTFINWGEYLEPWYAWRGHVSPVILIGGAVLTVIGFRRLSNSRG
- a CDS encoding TonB-dependent receptor, coding for MKAEFVIKGVVVDSENDEGIIGANLLIVGTEVGASTDTSGQFRIEWEGELPVRLRVTHIGYMTREMNVSVQTSLKIRLVPKVLKGREVTVVGERTRAQAEASTAMDVIDIEAIQIEGARDVGSALRRISSVVVDEASSGVQTVSIRGSNSNEVAVYLDGVKINSANTGVADLSQIDLNTLQKIEVLRGGNTYLFGQGNLGGVLNLETRGATRNSLSVDWGDGLSFEDDRDLSLGATGVLGPVGVGGQISGRSREYEGRTLTSSFFAHLLGDGRFRFGKFSGRWYELKNSLTYPSGDVALGDHQVIGSFRYRGDVWRMTGWEFFGGNRLWTETNNFFDNLDQRLDDKTFSYRISKDFGLKYLNATAQFEQENQDFTGDRTLYWRPDFKYATDRWSEISRRTRAFAVVGRWFAEGDSPILRRLQIELSGRMDDSYTDRLERTIVRYVDGDTTGVWENEGENRERFFSRRLGLRMEGLTNQFGYKVFFTQGNNRRLPTLNDVFVKATTYFDSLRLLPLGPESLNSMEVNVHFSFTEFLTTPVISELAFSGAYFRNNYDNKIGYLHTEELQENYEPPYPYNELQADIQGVEAAVQASFLADKLRFGANYTMLDIDNPLIFPNRPGFRYVVTADIDMDWVAISYDLFSEGEQFVMGSSFGRLFEPRRDANLNITFRKTVGRVNLSLSYTLRNLMSRGEKESDSELDILFFNYYRQYREIVILRVSI
- a CDS encoding right-handed parallel beta-helix repeat-containing protein encodes the protein MKRISFLFLPAFTLLVMTCDNPFTPEPTGKEDLFKLSHDYDGGTRIVQKRPIVLTWSEITVTDFAKYTIHRSTLKNGKEVWEERVEITNPLQVTYTDTLNDDETFRYRIRIEDTAGNARDAQTEEFVLHTTSLLVPAEYESMQEAYDTPFIDDGDTVFVEYVNPRTYARPFLFVGKDIYIKGVGGPEEVVVSHGGTIAVMNRGTLTGFTFQKGGVILSGTAAMSDCIITGVYTSDKSVERSAVVISDSAEIRNCRISNNGKYALYGRGGNGGGMIIRGHATVRDCIITENQAGRKGGAVYISGEPTIMNCIIDRNIAKEVGGGMAIDGNPTIINSIITNNVAGEGGGGIFLTFGSTATVVN